In Polaromonas sp. JS666, one genomic interval encodes:
- a CDS encoding microcin C ABC transporter permease YejB — protein sequence MASYILKRLLLMIPTLLGVLLLTFVMVQFVPGGPVEQMVAQLQGRDSGGERAAASGAGYRGRQGVDAQRIEEIKALYGFDKPVHERFFQMLGRFARFDLGNSFYQHKDVWQLVKEKLPVSVSLGLWTFFISYLIAVPLGVAKAVRAGTRFDFVTTLIVLVGYAIPGFVLGVALLVVFGGQLQWFPLRGLTSPNWESLGWGARITDYLWHITLPIIAMVLGSFAVTAVLTKNSFLEEIRKQYVLTARAKGLSERQVLWKHVFRNALIPIITGFPAAFIGAFFTGSLLIETLFSLDGLGLLSYESVIRRDYPVVLGTLYLFTLIGLVTKLVSDLCYVWVDPRVKFD from the coding sequence ATGGCCAGCTACATTCTCAAGCGCCTGCTGCTGATGATTCCCACCCTGTTGGGCGTGCTGCTTCTGACCTTCGTCATGGTGCAGTTCGTGCCCGGTGGGCCGGTGGAGCAAATGGTGGCGCAGCTGCAGGGCCGTGACTCCGGCGGCGAGCGCGCTGCCGCATCGGGTGCCGGTTACCGCGGGCGGCAGGGCGTGGACGCGCAGCGCATTGAAGAAATCAAGGCGCTGTACGGCTTTGACAAACCGGTGCACGAACGCTTTTTCCAGATGCTGGGGCGTTTTGCCCGCTTTGACCTGGGCAACAGTTTTTACCAGCACAAGGATGTCTGGCAACTGGTCAAGGAAAAGCTGCCGGTCTCCGTCAGCCTGGGCTTGTGGACCTTTTTCATCAGCTACCTGATCGCGGTGCCGCTGGGGGTGGCCAAGGCGGTCCGGGCGGGCACGCGCTTTGACTTTGTCACCACGCTCATCGTGCTGGTCGGCTATGCCATACCGGGCTTTGTGCTCGGCGTGGCGCTGCTGGTGGTGTTTGGCGGGCAACTGCAATGGTTTCCGCTGCGCGGGCTGACCTCGCCCAACTGGGAATCCCTGGGGTGGGGCGCACGGATCACCGACTACCTCTGGCATATCACCCTGCCCATCATCGCGATGGTGCTGGGCAGTTTTGCCGTGACGGCGGTGCTCACCAAGAACTCCTTCCTGGAAGAAATTCGCAAGCAGTACGTCTTGACGGCCCGGGCCAAGGGACTCAGTGAACGGCAGGTGCTCTGGAAGCATGTGTTTCGCAATGCGCTGATTCCCATCATCACAGGGTTTCCCGCCGCGTTTATCGGAGCTTTTTTCACCGGTTCGCTGCTGATTGAAACCCTGTTTTCGCTGGACGGCCTGGGCCTGCTCAGCTATGAGAGCGTGATCCGGCGGGACTACCCCGTGGTGCTGGGCACGCTCTATCTCTTCACGCTGATCGGCCTGGTGACCAAGCTGGTCAGCGATCTCTGCTATGTCTGGGTAGACCCGCGTGTTAAATTTGACTGA
- a CDS encoding ABC transporter permease, which translates to MVSLSPGRRAWKRFRRNKLGFYSLILFSTLVVLSLFAEVLSNDTPLVAHYKGEYYFPLLKDYSEKTFDGDFETPTDYLDPFIREKLGQGGNWALYPPNPYGPRTINYFAKEPNPSAPSRDNLLGTDDRGRDLLAQLIYGFRLSVLFGLALTVIGVVIGVITGAVQGYAGGKTDLAFQRFMEIWGSMPELYLLIIFSAVFAPSVALLLFLLSLFGWMGLSDYVRAEFLRNRQMDYVRAARALGVSNLQIMWRHILPNSMTPVVTFLPFRMSAAILALTSLDFLGLGVPPGTPSLGELLNQGKANIDAWWISMSTFAVLVVTLLLLTFMGDALRDALDPRKAEL; encoded by the coding sequence GTGGTCAGTCTTAGTCCGGGTCGGCGGGCGTGGAAGCGTTTTCGCCGCAACAAGCTTGGGTTTTACAGCCTGATCCTGTTTTCGACTCTGGTGGTGCTCAGCCTCTTCGCCGAGGTGCTGTCCAACGACACGCCGCTGGTGGCCCACTACAAGGGCGAGTATTACTTTCCGCTGCTCAAGGACTATTCGGAAAAGACCTTTGACGGCGACTTTGAAACGCCCACCGACTACCTGGACCCTTTCATCCGCGAGAAGCTGGGGCAGGGGGGCAACTGGGCGCTGTACCCGCCCAACCCTTACGGCCCGCGCACGATCAACTATTTTGCAAAAGAACCCAACCCTTCGGCGCCTTCACGCGACAACCTGCTGGGCACGGACGACCGGGGGCGCGACCTGCTGGCGCAGCTGATCTATGGCTTTCGATTAAGCGTGCTGTTCGGTCTGGCACTGACAGTGATTGGCGTGGTGATCGGCGTGATCACCGGGGCCGTTCAGGGGTATGCCGGCGGCAAAACAGACCTCGCCTTCCAGCGGTTCATGGAAATCTGGGGCTCCATGCCCGAGCTTTATTTGCTGATCATCTTCAGCGCGGTGTTTGCGCCCAGCGTGGCACTGCTGCTGTTTCTCCTCAGCCTGTTTGGCTGGATGGGATTGTCCGACTATGTGCGCGCCGAGTTTTTGCGCAACCGCCAGATGGACTATGTGCGCGCAGCCAGGGCCCTGGGCGTGAGCAATCTGCAGATCATGTGGCGGCACATCCTGCCCAACAGCATGACGCCTGTGGTGACGTTTTTGCCCTTTCGCATGAGCGCGGCGATCTTGGCGCTGACCTCGCTGGATTTCCTGGGCCTGGGCGTGCCCCCGGGTACGCCCTCGTTGGGCGAGTTGCTCAACCAGGGCAAGGCGAACATCGATGCCTGGTGGATTTCGATGTCGACATTTGCCGTGCTGGTCGTCACGCTGTTGCTGCTGACCTTCATGGGCGACGCCTTGCGCGATGCCCTGGATCCCCGAAAGGCTGAGCTATGA
- a CDS encoding ABC transporter ATP-binding protein, with protein sequence MTPTPVTVHPALPPDGGFATGGGSSAPAHPLLKVDGLSVSFAGKRVVHGIDFSIAPGEKLALVGESGSGKTVTALSLLRLVQNASISGQARFAATEGLQGPVNLLSLPEAELRGIRGRDIAMIFQEPMTALNPLFNVGDQIAEVVQLKRGLTPAESVTMAIKLLADTGIPEPDRRARSFPHQLSGGQRQRAMIAMALACQPKLLLADEPTTALDVTLRGQILDLLSELQQRNGMAVLLITHDLNLVRRFADRVAVMENGYLVEQGTVAEVFADPQHAYTRKLIDSKPVRNVSEGVDFGPGGPLMMQASRVSVTYPVAIPGFRGWFKSGGFVAVKDATFDIPPGQTLGVIGESGSGKSTLALASLGLLPFSGTLQAAGQSWSRNGASNKAIRRAVQVVFQDPFSSLSPRMTVGEIVEEGLRVHEPSLDELEMRERASQALADVGMSEAQFPGLLQRYPHEFSGGQRQRVAIARALIIHPGLLVLDEPTSALDVTIQKQVLSLLQRLQRERGLSYLLITHDVDVIRAMAHQVMVMKDGEVLESGAVLDVLDRPHHPYTQVLVSQA encoded by the coding sequence ATGACCCCCACGCCTGTCACTGTGCATCCAGCGCTGCCGCCCGATGGGGGCTTCGCGACGGGTGGCGGATCTTCCGCGCCTGCCCATCCGCTGCTGAAAGTCGACGGCCTCAGCGTTTCCTTTGCCGGCAAAAGAGTCGTGCATGGAATTGATTTTTCCATCGCACCCGGAGAAAAACTGGCCCTGGTAGGCGAGTCCGGTTCGGGCAAGACGGTGACGGCCCTGAGCCTGCTGCGGCTGGTGCAAAACGCCAGCATCAGCGGGCAGGCCCGGTTTGCCGCAACAGAGGGCCTGCAAGGGCCGGTGAATCTGCTTTCCCTTCCTGAAGCCGAGTTGCGCGGCATTCGCGGCCGGGATATTGCGATGATCTTCCAGGAGCCGATGACGGCCCTGAATCCCCTGTTCAACGTTGGGGACCAGATTGCCGAGGTTGTCCAGCTAAAACGCGGCCTGACCCCTGCAGAGTCTGTGACGATGGCAATTAAATTGCTGGCAGACACCGGCATTCCGGAGCCTGACAGGCGGGCGCGCTCATTTCCCCATCAGCTCTCTGGTGGGCAACGCCAGCGGGCCATGATTGCGATGGCGCTGGCCTGCCAGCCCAAGCTGCTGCTGGCTGACGAGCCGACAACCGCACTGGACGTCACCTTGCGCGGCCAGATTCTGGACCTGCTCAGCGAGTTGCAGCAGCGAAACGGCATGGCGGTGCTCCTGATCACGCACGACCTCAACCTCGTCCGCCGCTTTGCGGACCGGGTGGCGGTGATGGAAAACGGATATCTGGTGGAGCAGGGCACCGTCGCGGAGGTGTTTGCCGATCCGCAGCACGCCTACACCCGTAAATTGATCGACAGCAAGCCGGTGCGCAATGTGAGCGAGGGCGTGGACTTCGGGCCGGGCGGGCCTTTGATGATGCAGGCCAGTCGTGTCTCCGTGACCTATCCGGTCGCCATTCCGGGTTTCAGGGGCTGGTTCAAAAGCGGTGGGTTTGTGGCTGTAAAGGATGCCACCTTCGATATTCCACCCGGTCAGACGCTGGGGGTCATCGGGGAATCGGGTTCCGGCAAGTCAACTCTGGCCCTCGCCAGCCTCGGCCTGCTGCCGTTTTCCGGTACCTTGCAGGCGGCAGGGCAGTCCTGGAGCCGTAATGGCGCCAGCAACAAGGCGATTCGCCGTGCGGTTCAGGTGGTTTTTCAGGACCCGTTTTCCTCCCTTTCACCGCGCATGACGGTGGGCGAGATCGTGGAGGAAGGCTTGCGTGTCCATGAGCCCTCGCTGGACGAGCTCGAAATGCGGGAGCGGGCGTCGCAAGCTCTGGCGGACGTGGGCATGAGCGAGGCGCAGTTTCCGGGCTTGCTGCAACGGTATCCGCATGAGTTCTCGGGCGGGCAGCGGCAGCGGGTGGCCATTGCACGGGCGCTGATCATCCATCCCGGCTTGCTGGTGCTGGACGAGCCGACCAGCGCGCTCGATGTGACGATCCAGAAGCAGGTTTTGTCGCTGCTTCAGCGGCTGCAGCGCGAACGGGGCTTGAGCTATCTTTTGATCACGCATGACGTGGACGTGATCCGTGCGATGGCCCATCAGGTGATGGTGATGAAAGACGGTGAGGTGCTGGAATCCGGCGCGGTGCTGGACGTTCTGGACAGGCCCCATCATCCCTACACGCAGGTATTGGTGTCGCAGGCCTGA
- the rimP gene encoding ribosome maturation factor RimP, producing the protein MALQETIEQTVTGLGYELVEIERTGGGLLRVTIDMPYVSGAEQFINAEDCEKVTRQLQFVLEVEGADYSRLEVSSPGIDRPLRNEKDFERFAGELVDITLKAPIGVAASAGSAVSANRKKFRGTLERAAPKDGVAGWQIVWSDEPPVKPGQKVSKKKLPAPLQALGFTLDEIHQARLAPVVDFKGRKPKIVPGADKSSEK; encoded by the coding sequence ATGGCCTTGCAAGAAACGATTGAGCAGACTGTCACGGGACTGGGTTACGAGCTGGTGGAAATCGAGCGTACCGGCGGTGGCTTGCTGCGTGTCACGATTGACATGCCCTACGTTTCCGGTGCTGAGCAGTTCATCAATGCGGAAGACTGTGAGAAGGTCACGCGCCAGCTACAGTTTGTGCTGGAAGTCGAAGGTGCCGATTATTCGCGGCTGGAAGTCAGCTCGCCGGGTATTGACAGGCCTCTGCGCAACGAAAAAGATTTTGAGCGTTTTGCCGGTGAATTGGTTGACATCACCCTCAAAGCGCCGATTGGTGTGGCTGCCAGCGCCGGTTCGGCCGTGTCGGCCAACCGCAAGAAATTCCGCGGCACGCTGGAGCGGGCTGCGCCCAAGGATGGCGTTGCCGGCTGGCAGATCGTATGGAGCGACGAGCCCCCCGTCAAACCGGGCCAGAAAGTCAGCAAAAAGAAACTTCCCGCACCCCTGCAGGCGCTGGGTTTCACACTCGACGAAATTCACCAGGCGCGACTGGCGCCAGTGGTTGATTTCAAGGGCCGAAAACCCAAAATTGTCCCTGGTGCGGATAAATCTTCAGAGAAATAA
- the nusA gene encoding transcription termination factor NusA produces MNRELLMLVDAISREKNVERDVVFGAVELALASATKKVYEDGVDIRVVVDRDSGNYETFRRWLVVPDEAGLQNPEAEELVSDAREEIPDIEEGDYIEKPVESLPIGRIGAQAAKQVILQKIRDAEREMLLNDFMSRGDKIFVGTVKRMDKGDIIVESGRVEGRLRRSDMIPKENLRAGDRVRAMIMEVDTTLRGAPIILSRTAPEYMIELFRQEVPEIEQGLLEIKSCARDPGSRAKIAVLSHDKRVDPIGTCVGVRGTRVNGVTNELAGERVDIVLWSEDPAQFVIGALAPANVSSIVVDEERHAMDVVVDEENLAISIGRGGQNVRLAAELTGWKINIMTADESAQKQATETDTSRKLFMEKLDVDEEIADILISEGFTSLEEVAYVPLQEMLEIESFDEDTVNELRTRAKDALLTMEIAKEENAEGVSQNLRDVEGITPELIAKLTEAGVHTRDDLADLAVDELTDITGQSADEAKALIMTARAHWFTNDASDTAAPATAQEQ; encoded by the coding sequence ATGAATCGCGAACTGTTGATGTTGGTTGATGCCATCTCGCGTGAGAAAAATGTTGAACGTGACGTCGTTTTTGGGGCTGTCGAGCTTGCGCTCGCCTCGGCCACCAAGAAGGTGTACGAAGACGGCGTGGACATCCGCGTGGTGGTAGACCGTGACAGCGGCAATTACGAGACTTTCCGCCGCTGGCTGGTGGTGCCTGATGAAGCCGGCCTGCAAAATCCGGAAGCCGAAGAGCTGGTGAGCGACGCTCGCGAAGAAATTCCCGACATTGAAGAAGGCGACTACATCGAAAAACCGGTGGAGAGTCTGCCTATCGGTCGCATCGGCGCACAAGCCGCCAAGCAGGTCATCCTGCAAAAAATCCGCGATGCCGAGCGCGAAATGCTGCTCAACGACTTCATGTCGCGCGGCGACAAGATTTTTGTCGGCACCGTCAAGCGCATGGACAAGGGCGACATCATTGTCGAATCTGGCCGTGTCGAGGGGCGGCTGCGTCGCAGCGACATGATCCCCAAGGAAAATCTGCGTGCCGGAGACCGCGTCCGCGCCATGATCATGGAGGTCGACACCACCCTGCGCGGTGCCCCCATCATCCTGTCGCGCACCGCCCCAGAGTACATGATCGAGCTGTTCCGCCAGGAAGTGCCCGAGATCGAGCAGGGCCTGCTAGAGATCAAGTCCTGCGCCCGTGACCCCGGTTCGCGCGCCAAGATCGCCGTGTTGTCGCACGACAAGCGGGTGGATCCCATCGGCACTTGTGTCGGGGTTCGCGGCACCCGTGTCAATGGCGTGACCAATGAGCTCGCCGGCGAACGCGTCGATATCGTGCTGTGGAGCGAAGACCCGGCCCAGTTCGTGATTGGCGCACTGGCGCCTGCCAATGTGTCATCCATCGTGGTGGACGAAGAGCGCCACGCCATGGACGTCGTGGTCGACGAAGAAAACCTGGCCATTTCGATCGGCCGCGGTGGCCAGAACGTGCGCCTGGCTGCAGAGCTGACCGGCTGGAAGATCAACATCATGACGGCCGACGAGTCGGCCCAGAAGCAGGCGACCGAAACCGATACCAGCCGCAAGCTCTTCATGGAAAAGCTTGATGTGGACGAGGAAATCGCCGACATCCTGATCTCCGAAGGCTTCACCAGCCTGGAAGAAGTCGCGTATGTGCCGCTGCAGGAAATGCTCGAGATCGAATCGTTTGATGAAGACACGGTCAATGAGTTGCGCACCCGCGCCAAAGATGCACTGTTGACGATGGAAATCGCCAAGGAAGAAAATGCCGAAGGTGTTTCGCAGAACCTGCGTGACGTTGAAGGCATTACGCCCGAGCTGATCGCCAAACTTACCGAAGCGGGTGTCCATACCCGCGACGACCTGGCCGATCTGGCTGTGGACGAACTCACCGATATCACCGGCCAGTCTGCGGACGAAGCCAAGGCCCTGATCATGACTGCTCGCGCCCATTGGTTTACCAATGACGCAAGTGACACCGCTGCACCTGCAACGGCCCAAGAGCAATGA
- the infB gene encoding translation initiation factor IF-2 has protein sequence MSSTTTVAEFAAELNKPTATLIEQLTSAGVAKVQASDHLSEVDKQKLLGYLQASHGTVTAERKKITLVKKSTTEIKQADATGKARTIQVEVRKKRTFVKREDGSDLPAEEVQPEVVAAPQVPVIDDAELIRREEEASRHAELLRRQEAELAEKRRLREELDAKEAARELERQAAAESAKAAAEAAEAAKKAKPVTGKAKEVAQPAGAEASRAAAETAVAEEAAATKAADAAVVQAAAKAKATAEFQADAAKAQDLQERRRKAEAEAAGIRAMMSAPKRVLVPHVDPKAAIKGTLHKPAVAPGAAKPAAAAGAPGAPGAAGKKEVKSENLSSTWKDDAAKKKGIPSRGATAVPGRGNFRSGPRGRRSNDRDARPESTFVAPTEFKVIEVHVPETITVAELAHKMSVKSSEVIKHLMKLGQMVTINQPLDQDTAMIVVEEMGHKAITAALDDPEAFTDDDVQGQQAEALPRAPVVTVMGHVDHGKTSLLDYIRRAKVAAGEAGGITQHIGAYHVETPRGMISFLDTPGHEAFTAMRARGAQATDIVILVVAADDGVMPQTKEAIKHAKAAGVPIVVAINKIDKADANMDRVKGELVTEEVIPEEFGGESPFVGVSARTGEGVDTLLEQVLLQAEVLELRAPVEALAKGLVIEAQLDKGRGPVATVLIQSGTLKTGDVVLAGSTYGRVRAMLDENGKPIKTAGPSIPVEIQGLTEVPQAGDEFMVMTDERRAREIATYRAGKFRNTKLAKQQASKLENMFSDISAGEVKMLPIIIKADVQGSQEALAQSLLKLSTDEVKVQLVYSGVGGISESDVNLAIASKAVLIGFNTRADAQARKQAENNGIDIRYYNIIYDAVDELKAAMSGMLTPDKKEEVIGTAEIRQVFKVSKIGSIAGCMVTAGIVRRTARLRLLRDNVVIFTGELDSLKRFKDDVKEVKESFECGLNIKNYNDIQEGDILEFFEIKEVARTL, from the coding sequence ATGTCCAGTACCACTACCGTCGCTGAATTCGCAGCTGAATTGAATAAACCCACCGCCACCCTGATCGAGCAGTTGACCAGCGCGGGCGTCGCCAAGGTGCAGGCCAGCGACCACCTGTCAGAAGTCGACAAGCAGAAGCTGCTTGGCTATCTGCAGGCCAGCCATGGCACCGTGACGGCCGAGCGAAAAAAAATCACGCTGGTGAAGAAATCCACCACCGAGATCAAGCAGGCTGACGCCACGGGCAAGGCTCGTACCATCCAGGTGGAGGTTCGCAAGAAACGAACCTTCGTCAAGCGAGAGGACGGCTCTGACCTGCCTGCCGAGGAAGTTCAACCTGAAGTGGTGGCTGCGCCGCAGGTTCCCGTGATTGATGACGCCGAACTGATTCGCCGTGAAGAAGAAGCGAGCCGCCACGCCGAATTGCTGCGCCGCCAGGAAGCAGAACTGGCAGAAAAGCGCCGTTTGCGGGAAGAGCTGGATGCCAAAGAAGCCGCCCGCGAACTGGAACGCCAGGCTGCGGCGGAAAGCGCCAAGGCAGCCGCCGAGGCGGCTGAAGCCGCCAAAAAAGCCAAGCCCGTGACCGGGAAGGCCAAGGAAGTGGCCCAGCCTGCCGGCGCCGAGGCTTCCCGTGCTGCAGCCGAGACAGCGGTCGCAGAAGAAGCGGCCGCCACCAAGGCTGCCGATGCTGCAGTTGTACAGGCCGCTGCCAAGGCCAAGGCCACGGCAGAATTCCAGGCCGATGCCGCCAAGGCACAGGACCTGCAGGAACGTCGTCGCAAGGCCGAGGCCGAAGCCGCGGGAATTCGGGCAATGATGTCTGCGCCCAAGCGCGTACTGGTTCCGCATGTGGATCCCAAGGCCGCCATCAAGGGCACCTTGCACAAGCCAGCGGTTGCGCCAGGCGCAGCCAAGCCCGCCGCAGCGGCGGGAGCACCGGGTGCACCGGGTGCTGCAGGCAAAAAGGAAGTCAAGTCGGAGAACCTTTCTTCGACCTGGAAAGACGACGCCGCCAAGAAAAAGGGCATTCCCAGCCGTGGTGCGACGGCGGTTCCCGGACGCGGAAACTTCCGCAGCGGCCCGCGTGGCCGTCGCAGCAACGATCGCGATGCCCGTCCCGAGTCCACCTTCGTCGCGCCCACAGAGTTCAAGGTGATCGAGGTTCATGTGCCCGAGACCATCACCGTGGCGGAACTGGCGCACAAGATGAGCGTCAAGTCCTCTGAGGTGATCAAGCATCTGATGAAGCTCGGCCAGATGGTCACCATCAACCAGCCGCTGGACCAGGACACTGCCATGATCGTGGTGGAGGAAATGGGCCACAAGGCGATTACCGCCGCGCTGGATGATCCGGAAGCGTTCACCGACGACGACGTGCAGGGCCAGCAGGCAGAAGCGCTGCCGCGCGCGCCGGTGGTGACCGTCATGGGTCACGTCGACCACGGAAAAACTTCGCTGCTCGACTACATCCGCCGCGCGAAAGTGGCCGCAGGTGAGGCCGGCGGCATTACCCAGCACATTGGTGCGTACCACGTGGAAACGCCACGCGGCATGATCTCCTTCCTGGACACGCCGGGTCACGAGGCGTTCACCGCCATGCGTGCCCGTGGCGCGCAGGCGACCGATATCGTGATTCTGGTGGTGGCCGCTGATGACGGCGTGATGCCGCAAACCAAGGAGGCTATCAAGCACGCCAAGGCAGCCGGCGTTCCCATCGTGGTGGCGATCAACAAGATCGACAAGGCTGATGCCAACATGGACCGGGTCAAGGGCGAACTGGTCACCGAAGAAGTCATTCCGGAAGAGTTTGGCGGCGAATCTCCATTCGTGGGCGTATCAGCCCGTACCGGCGAAGGTGTCGACACGCTGCTGGAGCAGGTGCTGCTGCAGGCCGAGGTGCTGGAGCTCCGCGCGCCGGTGGAAGCACTGGCCAAGGGCCTGGTCATTGAAGCCCAGCTCGACAAGGGCCGGGGCCCGGTCGCTACCGTGCTGATTCAGTCCGGCACGCTGAAAACCGGTGACGTGGTGCTGGCCGGCTCGACCTATGGCCGCGTGCGTGCCATGCTCGACGAGAACGGCAAACCGATCAAGACCGCGGGTCCTTCCATTCCGGTGGAGATTCAGGGTCTGACCGAAGTGCCTCAGGCCGGTGACGAATTCATGGTGATGACGGACGAGCGCCGCGCCCGCGAAATCGCCACCTACCGCGCCGGCAAGTTCCGCAATACCAAGCTGGCCAAGCAGCAGGCTTCCAAACTGGAAAACATGTTTTCCGACATCTCGGCCGGCGAGGTCAAGATGCTGCCCATCATCATCAAGGCCGATGTGCAGGGCTCACAGGAGGCGCTCGCGCAGTCGCTGCTCAAGCTCTCGACCGATGAGGTCAAGGTTCAGCTGGTTTACTCCGGCGTCGGTGGTATTTCTGAATCCGACGTGAACCTGGCCATTGCGTCCAAAGCCGTGCTGATCGGGTTCAACACCCGTGCCGACGCGCAGGCGCGCAAACAGGCCGAGAACAATGGCATCGACATTCGCTACTACAACATCATTTATGACGCTGTGGACGAGCTCAAGGCCGCCATGTCAGGCATGCTGACGCCCGACAAGAAGGAAGAAGTCATTGGTACCGCCGAGATCCGCCAGGTGTTCAAGGTCAGCAAGATCGGCTCGATCGCCGGCTGTATGGTCACCGCGGGCATTGTTCGCCGCACGGCCCGGTTGCGCCTGTTGCGTGACAACGTGGTCATCTTCACGGGTGAACTCGACTCGCTCAAGCGCTTCAAGGACGACGTCAAGGAAGTCAAGGAAAGCTTTGAGTGCGGCTTGAACATCAAGAACTACAACGACATCCAGGAAGGCGATATTCTGGAGTTCTTCGAGATCAAGGAAGTGGCTCGTACCTTGTAA
- the rbfA gene encoding 30S ribosome-binding factor RbfA — MRKKSSTPNRGFRVADQIQRDLTELIARELKDPRVGMVTIQAVEVTPDYAHAKVFFSVLVGDPKACEEALNQAAGFLRNGLFKRLMTHTVPTLHFHFDRTTERAADMNALIAKAVSSRAKDD; from the coding sequence ATGCGTAAAAAATCATCCACCCCCAACCGCGGCTTTCGCGTTGCCGATCAGATCCAGCGGGATCTGACGGAGCTGATCGCGCGCGAGCTGAAAGACCCGCGGGTCGGGATGGTGACCATTCAGGCGGTTGAAGTTACGCCCGACTATGCGCACGCCAAGGTGTTTTTCAGTGTACTGGTTGGTGACCCCAAAGCGTGCGAAGAAGCGCTCAATCAAGCCGCTGGTTTTTTGCGCAACGGCCTGTTCAAGCGCCTGATGACGCACACGGTGCCCACCCTGCATTTCCACTTTGACCGTACCACCGAACGTGCGGCAGACATGAACGCCTTGATTGCCAAGGCGGTTTCTTCCCGCGCAAAAGACGACTGA
- the truB gene encoding tRNA pseudouridine(55) synthase TruB, with amino-acid sequence MTQTSTHRQKIQRRPVHGVLLLDKPLGLSSNQALQKAKWLLRADKAGHTGTLDPLATGVLPLCFGAATKFSQIQLDADKTYEAVLLLGRKTTTADAEGDVIETRPVPEITPELLATLTRRFTGPLAQIPPMYSALKKDGKALYEYARKGEDVEREARHITIYKLDMALTHDERAPAAIKITVTCSKGTYIRTLGEDIGEAIGCGAHLGSLRRLETGGYVASQCVGLPALEAMSEQQREACLLPVQSLVANYPVVTLDADNAGRFLSGLRRRGSPGQWGPDAVLVQVYGSDPAAFLGSAHVMADELIPGRLLSPIEIQDMLAPRPPVISNPAASAATA; translated from the coding sequence ATGACGCAAACCTCTACTCATCGCCAGAAGATTCAGCGACGTCCCGTGCACGGCGTGCTGCTGCTCGACAAGCCGCTGGGCCTGTCGAGCAACCAGGCGCTGCAAAAAGCCAAATGGCTGTTGCGCGCCGACAAGGCCGGGCATACCGGTACGCTGGATCCGCTGGCCACTGGCGTGCTGCCGCTGTGCTTTGGGGCGGCGACCAAATTCAGCCAGATCCAGTTGGACGCCGACAAGACGTATGAAGCCGTGCTCCTGCTGGGCCGGAAAACCACGACGGCTGATGCCGAGGGCGACGTCATCGAGACGCGCCCCGTTCCCGAGATCACCCCCGAACTGCTGGCAACCCTGACCCGGCGTTTTACCGGCCCGCTGGCGCAGATTCCGCCCATGTATTCCGCGCTCAAGAAAGACGGCAAGGCACTGTACGAATACGCGCGCAAAGGCGAAGACGTGGAGCGGGAAGCGCGCCACATCACGATTTACAAGCTGGATATGGCTCTGACCCATGACGAGCGGGCGCCGGCAGCTATCAAAATCACCGTGACCTGCAGCAAGGGCACCTACATTCGCACGCTTGGTGAAGACATCGGCGAGGCGATCGGTTGCGGCGCTCACCTCGGGTCCCTGAGGCGGCTGGAGACCGGCGGCTATGTCGCTTCGCAGTGCGTGGGCCTGCCGGCGCTGGAAGCCATGAGCGAGCAGCAGCGCGAAGCCTGCCTGCTGCCAGTTCAATCACTCGTCGCCAACTATCCGGTTGTCACACTCGATGCCGATAATGCAGGGCGCTTTTTGAGCGGCCTGCGCCGTCGCGGCAGCCCCGGCCAATGGGGTCCGGACGCGGTGCTGGTGCAGGTGTACGGTAGCGACCCGGCGGCTTTTCTCGGCTCGGCCCATGTCATGGCTGACGAGTTGATTCCGGGGCGCCTGCTCAGCCCGATTGAAATCCAGGACATGCTGGCCCCGCGTCCGCCTGTTATTTCCAACCCTGCGGCAAGCGCCGCAACGGCTTAG